The genomic window AGGATTTATTTTATTTGATTTAGGAGGATATACATAATTTACACCAGGATATAGAACTCTAAATGTATTTATATCAGGGGTAATATGTTTTATACACTCCATAACTTTATTATCTCTTTCTCTAACAAGAGAGATATTACTGTGTCTTCCCATAATTTCAATAATTAAAAAGTATTTACTATCAAATCCAAGTTCATCAGTTGCTTGAATTTCTAACTTAACAATTCTATCACCATCTATTTGATGTATATTAATTATTCTGCCACCTATTAAATATTTTCTTAAAACCATTGTAAACATAGGTGCTTTAAGAGGATTTATTTTAACTATATTTGTTAAATGCATTCTTGGAAATTTAGAAGAAGCAGAAATTAAAAGTTTTATATTTCTTCTATCTTTTCTTAATGTTAAAATTATTTCATCTTTTTCAGGTTGATTTATTTTATCAATTTTAGAATCTAAAATTAAGGTATTTAAATTCTGAACTAAATTATATAAGTATATGCCATCTAAAGCCATTATTTTCACCCTTTCTTTAGTTATAAGACTAAAAACAGTATAACATTTATTTGTGTATTATATCAATGGTTAAGGCAGATTAAGAGTTTTTATTAAAATTATAATTTCATGTGTCATATGCTATTGTTATAGATAAAAATCAAGAGTATAATATTGAAGGAGAATAGTATATAGAGGAAGAAATGTATATGTGTAGTATAAAATAATAAGAAGGTTATATTAGTATTAGCATTATATGGAAGAGGTAAAAGAATGAAAATCAACAAAAAATACATCCTTTTAATATTTGGGTTAACATCTATGGGGTTAATATTGACTGGTTGTAACAGTAAAGATGATTCAATAGAAAGTTTGGATGTATCTAAAGGATCAATAGTTAAAGAAGAAAATGGAAACTATTATAATTATAAATTTGATCCAAAAGGATATTCTAAAATAGAAACTGAAAAGGTTATACTTTCTTATGACTTAGAGACCGGGAATTATATTTATAATTCTCAAGGAAAAAATGGAATAGTGGCAAAAGATAAAGATATTTCGATAGATTATGCTAATCCTAAGGGGCTTAAATTATCAAAAGATGGTAGTTATTTTTCGTATTTTAAAGATGATACTTATCTAGAATTAGTAGTTAAGGATATAAAAACAAATAAAGAAATAGAAGTTAATAGTAATGTTACTATTTCTGGAACTTTAATAGACTGGGTAGATGACGATAAATTGGTTTATTATGGGATAGATGATAAGAAAAACAATGGTATTTTTATCTATAACATAAAAGAAGAAAAAGAAGAAATTTTATATAAACTTGATAATGGGTATATACAGTTTTTAAGAGCTACTACAGGTGGTGTGATCTTTGTTCAACAAACAGTTAATAATAAGAGAATATTAAAGATAGTAGATTTAAATAAAAATGTAGATGAATTAACTGATAAGATTTTAGAAGTAAATGATATTTTAAAAACGGAAAAAGGGATATTTATATTAGGAAAAATGAAAGATAATAATTACTCTATATATAAAGTAGAAGATAATAATGTAAAAAGGCTAGTATTTGATTTCCCTAATATAATACATTTAGAAAAAGGACTTTCTAGTGATTCAGAAGGAAATATATTATTTATAGGAAGTACAGAAAATTTTTCTAAAGAAAAAGTTTATACATGTATAGATGGAGCTGTATCAAGTTTAACAACAGAAGAAAGTAAATATCACTTTATTGATATAAAATAGAACCTATGACTAATAAGTCATAGGTTCTATTTTGTTAAAAAAAAGTTAATAAATTAACTTGAATACTAATTACAATAAATGTAAAAAATCTTAATGGTGATGAATGTGAAAGAAAATAATATGTTTATAAATAAACTTAACTTAAATATTTCAAGAAAAATAAATAAACAATTTGCATTGGAAAATAAAGTTATACCGCTTTATAGGGAAGAAAATCTAATAGTAGCTTTAGCTAAAAAAGAAAGTGAAGAAATAAAAAGAGAATTAAATTTCATATTCAATAGTGAAATAAAATTTATATTGATAGAAGAAAAAATTATATACTCTATTATAGAAAAAACATTTAGTGGGGAAAATGATGATTTAGAATTAGATATATTAAAAAAAGCAATAGATTTAAGTGCATCAGATATTCATATGGAACCTAGGGGTTCAGAGGTAGTAATACGATTTAGGGTAGATGGTATTTTATTTATGGAGAGAAAAATAAAAAATAATGAATATAACATATTACTTTCTAAGATAAAAATTAAAGCTAATGTAGATATAACAGAAAAGAGAAGGCCACAAGATGGAAAATATTCTATAACTTTAAATGAAAAAGAATATAGTTTAAGAATATCAACTATTCCTATTATTTATGGTGAAAAATTAGTTATAAGAATATTATATGGGAAAGTGCTTAATTATAGTATGGACAGCTTAAATTTAAATATAAAGCAATTAGAAAAGTTAAAAAAAATAATGTCTTTAAAAAATGGCTTATTTATAGCAACAGGACCAACTGGAAGTGGGAAATCTACAACATTATATGCCATGCTTCAATATATTAATAATGATGAAATAAACATAACAACTCTTGAAGATCCAATAGAAACTATCATTCCGGGTATAAATCAGATGAATTTAAATAGAAAAGCAAATATAAATTTTGCAAATGGTCTTAGAAATGTGTTAAGACAAGATCCAGATACAATTATGGTAGGAGAAATAAGAGATGAAGAAACTGCTGAAATTGCCATAAGTGCAGCATTAACAGGTCATAAAGTTTATTCAACTATTCATAGTAAAACTCCTAGAGAAGTTTATTTAAGGCTTGAAGATATGGGAGTGAAATCATATCTTATAAGGGATTCATTAGTAGGAATAATATCTCAGAGGCTTATAAGGATATTATGTAATAAATGTAAGGTTATTAGTGAAAAGAAAATTGTAAATAATGAAGAAATAAATTTATATGAAAGTTGTGGTTGTATTGAGTGTAATAATACAGGGTATAAAGGGAGAAAAATGGTGGCATCAATTTGTATTATAGATGATGATATAAAAAGAGTATATTCAAATATTTTCCAGGAAATAAATTATTTAAATAACGACGAAATGTTAGATTCACTAGAAGAATTATTAAAATTAGGAGATATAACTAAAGTAGATTTTAAAAATTTCATAATGATGGAGGGGCTTAATGAAAGCAAATATAGAAGGTATTTTAAATAGAAAAAGTGATATAGCATTATCTATAATAGCTGAAAATATTTATAAACTTTACGATGACGGAATAGATATTTTATTAATAATGGATTTGCTCTTAGAAGTTCCTCTACCTAAAAGATATATAGAAAGTATAAAAGATATTAAGAATTTAATTACAAATGGAGAATCCTTAGGAAATTCATTAAAACACCATAAAAATATATATCCTGAATTTTTTATTTCAATGGTAGAAGTAGGAGAAAAGAGTGGAAAGTTAAGTAATGTATTAAAGTGTTTAGAGGCGTATTATAAGAAAATTGGGCTAATAAAAAAGACTATAATAAATGCTTTAAGTTATCCTTTTATTGTTATAATATCCATGTTAGTTCTAGCAATTTTTCTAGTTTTATTTGTAATACCAAGCTTTTATGATATTTATTTGTCTTCTGGTATGGAGGTTCCTACAAGTTGTTTAGTAATGTACAAATTTGCTGAGTTTTTTAAAGATAATAGATTAATAGCTAGTTTATATATAATTTCATGGGGAATGGTATTACCAATTATATTATTTAGAATTTTATATAAGAATTATATAGAAAATTTTTTAAATAAAATACATATAGTAAATACGTTTAATGAATATATATTTATTTCATTATTATCCATTATAACCAGCAGTGGAATAAATTTATCTAAAGGATTAGATTATTGTGCTAGAAGTTTTAAAGGAAAGAATGTTAAAAATAGCTTTGTAATAATAAATGATAAAATATTGGAAGGAAAGTCTTTAGGAGAAAGTTTAGAGGATATAAATGGATACTCTAAATATACAGTTTCTATGATAAAACTTGGAGAAATTAGTGGAGGAATGGATGAAAGATTAAGATCATTATCATCATATTTAGAGAATAAAGTTAATTCTAATATTAAGAAATGGATGACTCTAATTCAACCTATTGCTATATTATTAATGGCTGGACTTGTATTGATATTTATAATAATTTTTATAATTCCTTTATTTGATGCCTTGTTAGGTGGAGTAAAATGAAGAAAAAACCGGCTTTTATGATATTAGAACTTATGGTTTCCATGCTTATTATAGTGATTATTATGGGGTGCGGGTTAAAATTAATAAAATCATTTCAAATAATTAAGGAAAAAGAAGGAATAAACAACTCTATTTATGAAATAATAGATGTATTTAGTTATGCTAAAGGATATTGTAGAAAGAATTCAGAGATAGGATACGTTAGAATAAATGAAAAAAATAAATCTATAGAGTTTACACCATCTATATATAACACAAAACTTAAAGAGGTTTATATGCCAAAGGATGTTATATTAGTTAGCAATTTCAGTGGTGGAAATAGAATAAAAGTATCTGAAAGTGGATATATAACTAGTGCTGGAAAAATAGAAATTAGATATAAAAAGAAGGTAATATCCACAATAACTATATCTGCTGGAAACGATATAATAAATATTAAATAGGATGGAGTTTTATGAGGAAAAAAGGAAGTTTAATAATAGAAACTTTAGTAGCAATGATGTTTCTAATTATAAGTGGCAGTATAGTATTAAGTTCAGTTATATCGGCAGAAAAGTCATTAAAGATAAGGAAGGTTAAAGAAGAATTAAGTAGAGTGTCTTATAATATTATGAATGAAATTAAATATAATTATACCTTAGAAGAAATAAATGAAATTTTAGATAAAGGATCTTTTAAACTTAAGTATTATGAAAATTTTATGCTAGATTTATTAAAGATTAATTTAATTGATATGGAAATAGGAGATGAAATTGAAATTACTAGGGTTAATGATAATAAAGAGGATAATATAAATAAAGATGTTAGTTTCTTATATAAATACAGAGTAAATATAACTGTGGATGTAGGAGGATTTGAAGTGAATGAAAATAGAGAATTTTACAAAAGCTTTTGGATGGAATCATAAAAAAGAAAAAGGATATACACTGATAGAAATAATGGTAGTATTATTTATTTCAACTTTAATAACAACTATGACACTTAAATTAGTTATATCTTTATATGATAAATATAAAAAGTTAGAAAATATAAGTATGAAAATGAACTTTGTAGATGATGCATCATTAACTATAGCACGTTTATCAAATGAATTTATGATAGATAAAATAATTTTCAATGAAGATATTAATGGAAGAAATTCTAGTATAAAAATAATTTATTTTCAAGATGTGAACAATGATAAATTAAAGAAAGAAAAAATAATAAGGTTAAATAATAAAAAGGAGCTTATATTAGAAAGTAGAAATGATACAGGATTAAATTTTATATTAAAGAATGTAGAAGAGTTTAAAGTGATAAAAAAGATAAATATTTTTTATGTATTAATAAAACATGCTACGGGAGATACAAGAATTCAATGCATATAATAGAAAAGATAAAAGCTAAGAAGAAAGGTTTTGTAATTATTGAGTCTTTAGGAGTTTTACTTATAGTTTTATTTTTTTCATTAATATTAAATAAAATAATTATAAATAACATTAAAAAATCTAATGTTTATTATATTGCAGAAGATATTAAAACTTTAACATTAAATGAAGAAAAATTATTAATGGAAGCTATTATTTTTGTTAATAAAGAAGATGAAGTAAAAATCAAAATTAAAGAGAAAATATTAAATGAAAATAATAATATACAAGGAGAAGATTTTAAATTTATAATTAAATACTCGCAAAATAAGAATTTATCTTTAGTGTTAACTAGAGATAAAACTTATATAGAGGAAGTAAAAAGTAGCAATAAAAGGCGCATAGGTATAGAGACAAAATTAAAAGAAAGTAATGAAATTGAATTTATAATGCTTACTCCTAAATATTATGAAACAAAGTTTTTTTGATAATAAAAGAAATGAGGTTTTTATGAAAAATATATTAGAAATAGAAGATGATATATATACATATAAAGGTAATAAATATAGTAAAAGCAATGAAAGAGATCTTTTAAAAGATGTAGGTAAAAATTTAAAAATAATTATAATAGATGAAGCATTACTTATAAAAAAATTTAAGGTTAATACTAGTGAAAGAGATATTGAGGAATTTATAAATGAAACTATAGAAAAAGAATTTTTGGTTAATGAAAATATGCTTTTTCATTACGAATATGTTAAGAGTGAAAATATAGTATATATATACTCAATAAAACAAGGAAACTTAGTAAGAAAATTAGGAACTAAAGTAAATAAATTAAAAGTACATCCAATGCAATTTATAATAAAGGATTTTATAAATAAAAAAATAAAAAAGTTTAGAAATTTTATATCAATTACAGAATTTAGAGGTAAATATTATGTTTTAAATATACATAACAATATAATAGTAAAATGTTATATATGGGATAAAATTAATAATTTAAATGAGGTAATTGAAAGTGGTATTAAGAATGATAATTTGATTATATTAGATAAAAATATAGAGCTAGAAAAAATAGATAGTTATATAAAAGAAAAATATGTAAAATATTTGAATGTGGGAGATATAATAAATGAAAAGTTATGTAGAAAACAAAAATTTTATACCAAAAAGTTATTTTAAAGAAAAAGAGTTAAGATTAAAAAGAGATAGAAGTAAAGGGTTGTTATTGCTAATAATATTAAATATTATTGTATTTCCATTAACTATAAATAATTTTTTTGTAAAAGAAGATTTAATTATAGAAGAAAGCAATATAGAAGAAGAATTTTCTAGCGAAAAAATTAAAAATATAATAAGTGAAATTGATAAAGACATAAAACATTTGAAAATAAAAAATGGATCTGGAGAAATACTTGTAAATGGAAAAGAAAAACTATACAGTATAGAATCAACAGAAAGCTTTATAATAGAAAATATAAAGAAATTAGAGAATAATGAATTTTTAGTTTCAATAAGGGGATAGATTAAAAAATATGAAAAAGAGATTTTATTTAACGAATATTATTGTTTTAATTACAATAATGCAAGTAGGATATTTGTGGGTACATACTTTTAAAGCACAAGAGGAAGATATAGAAGTATTTAAAGAAGTTAAAGAAGTTAAATCTATTAAAGAGATAGAAAGTAACTTAGAACGACTTAAAAATTATTCTATAGAGGAATATTTTAAGGAAAAAGATGGATGGATTATAACGTTAAAATTAAGTGGCATAGAGAATATATTATATAATTTAAATAATCTAAATAAATTTTACATAAAAAACTATGATTTTTATTATGAAAATTATAATGCTATGTTAAATTTAACTCTAAAAAGTAAATAAATTCACTATTATAGCATTAAAGTTAGATTAAATAATTGCATTTATTTCTTAATTTTGATAAAATATTTTTGTTATGTCACAAAGGTATAATAAAAATGATTAGTTAATTAACCTATAGGTTATAATAAATAATGAATAAAAGTTATTTTTGGAGGGATATTATATGATATCAGCAGGAGATTTAAGAAAAGGTACAACTTTCGAACACGAAGGACAAGTTTACACAGTAATTGATTTTTTACATGTTAAACCTGGTAAAGGTGCTGCCTTTGTTAGAACAAAGTTAAGAAATGTTATCTCAGGTGGAGTTACAGATACTACATTTAATCCAACTGCAAAATTACAAGAAGCAGTAATTGAAAGAAAAGAAATGCAATATCTTTATTCAGATGGAGAATTATATTACTTCATGGATCAAGAAACTTTTGAACAAATACCTTTAAACTATGAAAAAGTTGAAGATGCTATAAAATTTTTAAAAGAAAATATGTTTGCAATAATTAAATTTTACAAAGGTGAAGCTTTCTCAGTAGAAGCACCAAACTTTGTTGAATTATTAATAACACAAGCTGATCCAGGAATAAAAGGAAATACAGCTACAAATGCAATGAAACCAGCAACTTTAGAAACAGGTGCGGTTGTTAACGTTCCTATGTTCGTTAATGAAGGAGATACTATAAGAGTAGATACTAGAACTGGGGAATATATGGAAAGAGTATAATCCTATAGAAAATGCTAAGTTTTAAGTAACTTAGCATTTTTTTTAAAAATAATTTGATATTTATAGTAAGATATAGGTTATAATTATAATATAATGTAGTATTTTAAATTAAGGATGTGTGAAAATGCAACAAATAAAAAGTGATATTCAATTGTTTAAAGGAAAGTTAAATTTAGTACAAGATAAAGAATATAAGGATTTATTTAATAACATATCATCCATATTAGATGCTCTTTCAGATAAAGTAGAAGAAGTTTTAGTAAAACAGGAGTATTTAGAAGAGAATGTTCAATATATGGATGAAGACTTGACTGATTTACAAGAAGAGCTTTTTGAAGAAGTTTCTTTTGATGAATTAGATGATTTTGAAGATGAATATATTGAAATTAATTGTGTTAATTGTAATAAACCTATGTTTATAGAAAAAGAAATTTTAGAAAAAAACAAAACAGTTCCTTGTCCTTTTTGTAAGAAGAATATTAAATAATATAAATAAGCCCATATGTTTATTTTTTATAACAAATAAACATATGGGCTTAATTTTTTTTATAAATATTTTACATATTTAATTATAAGTATGAATATTATTTGATAGTGAGCAATAAAGATTTATAAAAGAACATTAGAAAAGGAAGTGATAAATGTGACTGGAGAAGAAGAGGTTTTTAAAGTTTTACCATTAAAAATCGGAAATATATTAAGAGATAGTACTTTAAAAAATTCAATTCAAGAGATAAGAATTAAAATTGGTAAACCAGTAATAGTTTATACATTTAAAGGAGAAGAAGTATTAAGTTATGTAGCTACTACAGAAGATATAAAACAAACACTTGTAAAAATTTCGAATTATTCTTTATATGCATATGAAGAAGAAATAAAACAAGGTTATATAACTATAAGAGGTGGGCATAGAATAGGTATTGCAGGTGAATGTGTATTTGTTTCTGGAACAATAAGGACTATTAAAAATATTTCTTCTTTAAATTTTAGAATCTGTAGAGAAGTTAAAGGGTGCTCTAATGAAGTTATGAGATATATAACAGAAAAAGATAGAGTATTTAATACCTTAATAGTTTCACCACCTAAATGTGGTAAGACAACCATATTAAGAGATAT from Clostridium septicum includes these protein-coding regions:
- a CDS encoding GspE/PulE family protein, with product MKENNMFINKLNLNISRKINKQFALENKVIPLYREENLIVALAKKESEEIKRELNFIFNSEIKFILIEEKIIYSIIEKTFSGENDDLELDILKKAIDLSASDIHMEPRGSEVVIRFRVDGILFMERKIKNNEYNILLSKIKIKANVDITEKRRPQDGKYSITLNEKEYSLRISTIPIIYGEKLVIRILYGKVLNYSMDSLNLNIKQLEKLKKIMSLKNGLFIATGPTGSGKSTTLYAMLQYINNDEINITTLEDPIETIIPGINQMNLNRKANINFANGLRNVLRQDPDTIMVGEIRDEETAEIAISAALTGHKVYSTIHSKTPREVYLRLEDMGVKSYLIRDSLVGIISQRLIRILCNKCKVISEKKIVNNEEINLYESCGCIECNNTGYKGRKMVASICIIDDDIKRVYSNIFQEINYLNNDEMLDSLEELLKLGDITKVDFKNFIMMEGLNESKYRRYFK
- a CDS encoding type II secretion system F family protein, which gives rise to MKANIEGILNRKSDIALSIIAENIYKLYDDGIDILLIMDLLLEVPLPKRYIESIKDIKNLITNGESLGNSLKHHKNIYPEFFISMVEVGEKSGKLSNVLKCLEAYYKKIGLIKKTIINALSYPFIVIISMLVLAIFLVLFVIPSFYDIYLSSGMEVPTSCLVMYKFAEFFKDNRLIASLYIISWGMVLPIILFRILYKNYIENFLNKIHIVNTFNEYIFISLLSIITSSGINLSKGLDYCARSFKGKNVKNSFVIINDKILEGKSLGESLEDINGYSKYTVSMIKLGEISGGMDERLRSLSSYLENKVNSNIKKWMTLIQPIAILLMAGLVLIFIIIFIIPLFDALLGGVK
- a CDS encoding type II secretion system protein → MKKKPAFMILELMVSMLIIVIIMGCGLKLIKSFQIIKEKEGINNSIYEIIDVFSYAKGYCRKNSEIGYVRINEKNKSIEFTPSIYNTKLKEVYMPKDVILVSNFSGGNRIKVSESGYITSAGKIEIRYKKKVISTITISAGNDIINIK
- a CDS encoding type II secretion system protein, which encodes MKIENFTKAFGWNHKKEKGYTLIEIMVVLFISTLITTMTLKLVISLYDKYKKLENISMKMNFVDDASLTIARLSNEFMIDKIIFNEDINGRNSSIKIIYFQDVNNDKLKKEKIIRLNNKKELILESRNDTGLNFILKNVEEFKVIKKINIFYVLIKHATGDTRIQCI
- the efp gene encoding elongation factor P, which produces MISAGDLRKGTTFEHEGQVYTVIDFLHVKPGKGAAFVRTKLRNVISGGVTDTTFNPTAKLQEAVIERKEMQYLYSDGELYYFMDQETFEQIPLNYEKVEDAIKFLKENMFAIIKFYKGEAFSVEAPNFVELLITQADPGIKGNTATNAMKPATLETGAVVNVPMFVNEGDTIRVDTRTGEYMERV
- a CDS encoding CD1247 N-terminal domain-containing protein encodes the protein MQQIKSDIQLFKGKLNLVQDKEYKDLFNNISSILDALSDKVEEVLVKQEYLEENVQYMDEDLTDLQEELFEEVSFDELDDFEDEYIEINCVNCNKPMFIEKEILEKNKTVPCPFCKKNIK
- the spoIIIAA gene encoding stage III sporulation protein AA, with translation MTGEEEVFKVLPLKIGNILRDSTLKNSIQEIRIKIGKPVIVYTFKGEEVLSYVATTEDIKQTLVKISNYSLYAYEEEIKQGYITIRGGHRIGIAGECVFVSGTIRTIKNISSLNFRICREVKGCSNEVMRYITEKDRVFNTLIVSPPKCGKTTILRDIARNISSGMYIRDLKGKKVCIIDERSEIAGSFNGVPQMDVGIRSDVLDNCLKREGMIMAIRSLSPEVLICDEIGTKGDIEALQMAFNSGVNVVVTLHGYCIEDIYRRKVFKEMLECSILDRIIILSNRKGVGTLENIYEVGMEGNLKCLK